One Globicephala melas chromosome 6, mGloMel1.2, whole genome shotgun sequence genomic window carries:
- the ZNF79 gene encoding zinc finger protein 79 isoform X4 encodes MEEKSHLLQILPFPKRKAQKRKEWQVVSSQLGPNWAVLHAGKVCLFSTQNIQVVAYVLALLLYCVMSEDPHLSTV; translated from the exons ATGGAGGAAAAG agCCACCTTCTCCAGATCCTGCCCTTCCCCAAGAGGAAggcacagaagaggaaggaatggcAGGTGGTCTCCTCACAGCTGGGCCCCAA CTGGGCTGTGCTCCATGCAGGCAAAGTTTGTCTCTTCTCCACACAAAACATCCAG GTGGTTGCATACGTGCTGGCTCTCCTGCTGTACTGTGTGATGTCTGA GGATCCACACCTTTCAACAGTGTGA
- the ZNF79 gene encoding zinc finger protein 79 isoform X3 codes for MEEKSHLLQILPFPKRKAQKRKEWQVVSSQLGPNWAVLHAGKVCLFSTQNIQGSTPFNSVTVAFTQKGWRQLAPTPRDRFKKGMPEKSRNLVLLGLPVSQPGMNSQLEQREGSWMLEREGLRSTCPAPEEPHWGEAI; via the exons ATGGAGGAAAAG agCCACCTTCTCCAGATCCTGCCCTTCCCCAAGAGGAAggcacagaagaggaaggaatggcAGGTGGTCTCCTCACAGCTGGGCCCCAA CTGGGCTGTGCTCCATGCAGGCAAAGTTTGTCTCTTCTCCACACAAAACATCCAG GGATCCACACCTTTCAACAGTGTGACTGTAGCTTTTACCCAGAAGGGATGGAGGCAGTTGGCCCCTACTCCGAGGGACAGGTTCAAGAAAGGGATGCCAGAAAAGTCCAGAAACCTGGTCCTACTGG GACTTCCAGTCTCCCAGCCTGGTATGAACTCCCAGTTGGAACAAAGGGAAGGTTCATGGATGCTAGAGAGAGAAGGCCTAAGGAGTACCTGTCCAG CACCAGAAGAGCCACACTGGGGAGAAGCCATATGA